The Streptomyces sp. M92 nucleotide sequence GGCGTCAGACGGTGAGGGCGATCGTCACCAGCAGCGACGCGACGCACAGCACGGTGAGCAGGCCGCTGACGGTGGCGCCGTCCGGCCTGACGTACGGCCGGGACCGCGCGGGTTTCGGAGCGGGCCTCGGAGCGGGCCTCGGCGGGTGGTCCGGGTGGAACGGGGGCATCGCGAAACCGGGTGAGAGGGGCGTCCGGTCGCGCCGGGGCGACAGCCGCTGGGCCCGTCGGCACTCCTCGTAGGGCAGGCCGCCTTCGTACGTCATGCCTCGTGCTCCGCCCGCTGGTGCTGGCGCAGCAGCACGTTCGCGTCCGTCACCGCGCTGTGGTCGCGTTCCGTGCGCGCCGCCTCCCGCCGGTCGTCCAGCCAGGCGCAGGCCGCGCAGCCGGGGACGGGCGCCGGGGGCCGGTCCAGGTCACCGGGGTCCGGGGGTGCGGTACGTGCGCGGTCGTTCGCGGCGCGCACGCCCGCGCTGAGGCGTTCGCGGTCCGTCGCCGGGCGCAGCGAGGCCGGGTCCGCCTCCCACTCCCGGCCACCGCCGACGGGACGGAGCAGCGCGCGGGGCCCGGACCGGCCCTGGTACGCGCCGACCTTCGCGGCGGCCGGGTCGTACAGCACGGCACCGAGCTGGAAGGTGGCCGGTTCTGTTCTCACGAGTTCGCTCCCTTACGTCAACATCTATACGGAATGCGACAGTTGCCCTACTCTGCGTAGTGGTGGGCAGTAAGAGCATGACCCAGACCGGGGGTCGCCAGGCCCGGAACGGCCGCTAGTGCCACACCGGGCGCTCCAAATTCCACAAATTCCACAGCCGGGAGGGGTGCGGTGCCGCAGCGGAGGGCGATCACGGGTCGCAGTCAGGAACCGAGGGCACGGTTCGCGGAGGAGCTGCGGCTGCTCCGCCAGGGGCGGGGCGTGTCCCTGCGGGGCATGGCGGAGGCGGTGGGCTGGGACGCGTCCCAGTTCGGAAAGATGGAGAACGGCCACACGCTGGGCGGCCCGGAGATCGTCGAGGCGCTGGACCAGTACTTCGGCACGGGCGGAATGCTGCTCACGCTGTGGGAGCTGGCGGTCGCCGATCCGACGCAGTTCCGGGAGCAGTACCGGCGGTACATGATCCTGGAGGCCGAGGCGATCAGCCTGTGGCACTACGCGGTCAGCGCGCCGCCGGGCCTGCTCCAGACCGCCGGCTACGCGCGCGAGACGCTTGCCGTGGGCTGGCTCAAGGGGCCAGAACTGGAGCAGCAGGTCGAGGCCCGTCTCGGCCGTCGGCAACTGCTGGAGGGGGAGGCTCCACCGCCGTTTCGCGTCATTCTCTCCGAGGCGGTGCTGCGCACGTCGCTGCGCGACGTGGGGGCCTGGCGCGAGCAGTTGGCCCACCTGGCCGAGATGGCCGGGCGCCCGAGTATCACCCTCCAGGTCCTGCCGTTCCGTGCGGGCCCGCACGGCCTGATGAACACCGCGGTGAAGTTCCTGCGCCTGCCGAACGGCCGCGTCGTCGCCTACACCGAGAACGATCTGCGCGGTGAACTCGTGGAGGAAAACGCCTCAGTTGAGCTGCTGCAACGTAGGTACGATGCGATGCGCGACTTGGCGCTGTCCCCGGCGCAGTCGCGCGATTTCATCCTGCGGACGTTGGAGGAAGCGCCGTGCGAGTCATCGATCTGAGCGCCGTCTCGTGGCGCAGGAGCAGCTACAGCAACACGAGCGGCGGCGATTGCGTGGAGGTCTCCGACGACCTCCTCCGCGCCGCCGACTGGCGCAGGAGCAGCTACAGCAACGCGAGCGGCGGCGAGTGCGTCGAGGTCGCCCCCAACCTCCCCTCCCTCGTCCCCGTCCGGGACAGCAAGGACCCCTCCCGCGGAGCACTCCTCTTCACCGCGCCCGCGTGGGCCGCCTTCGTGGGCGGAGTCCGACGGGAAGCGTCCGGAGGGGCCGCGTAAGCTGGGGGCG carries:
- a CDS encoding helix-turn-helix domain-containing protein, whose product is MPQRRAITGRSQEPRARFAEELRLLRQGRGVSLRGMAEAVGWDASQFGKMENGHTLGGPEIVEALDQYFGTGGMLLTLWELAVADPTQFREQYRRYMILEAEAISLWHYAVSAPPGLLQTAGYARETLAVGWLKGPELEQQVEARLGRRQLLEGEAPPPFRVILSEAVLRTSLRDVGAWREQLAHLAEMAGRPSITLQVLPFRAGPHGLMNTAVKFLRLPNGRVVAYTENDLRGELVEENASVELLQRRYDAMRDLALSPAQSRDFILRTLEEAPCESSI
- a CDS encoding DUF397 domain-containing protein — its product is MRVIDLSAVSWRRSSYSNTSGGDCVEVSDDLLRAADWRRSSYSNASGGECVEVAPNLPSLVPVRDSKDPSRGALLFTAPAWAAFVGGVRREASGGAA